A stretch of the Luteimonas sp. JM171 genome encodes the following:
- a CDS encoding phosphoglycerate mutase — protein MAEVTFLLPAAEAFGAQRLRGAPAQALGRADRVPGRQPGRQAQLRRHFELPHGTWPMAALSRQADAGDAQGAAWLRADPAWVRPDINGARLLACGQDLGLAAEDAAALLPALQPLLDEAGIRIDAPHPARWYLRLAEDAQLPGFPPPAEAVGMDLAEQLDDDSHTAARWRALLTEIQIVLHNHPWNARRAAAGPRPVNSLWLWGGGVLPAKVASPHRAVASAEEELQALAAAAGARMTEPAAGFSTSAMPSLVDLRFLRDLRVFGEQWLLPAVAAVQDGSLGRLVLDLADGSGIRFTRAQRLRFWRRPQDSLAP, from the coding sequence GTGGCGGAGGTCACCTTCCTGCTGCCTGCGGCCGAGGCGTTCGGCGCGCAGCGGCTGCGGGGCGCGCCGGCCCAGGCCCTGGGCCGCGCGGACCGGGTGCCCGGCCGGCAGCCCGGGCGCCAGGCGCAGCTGCGCCGCCATTTCGAACTGCCCCACGGCACTTGGCCGATGGCGGCGCTCAGCCGCCAGGCGGACGCCGGCGATGCACAGGGCGCCGCCTGGCTGCGCGCCGACCCGGCGTGGGTGCGCCCGGACATCAACGGCGCGCGCCTGCTGGCCTGCGGGCAGGACCTTGGATTGGCGGCGGAAGATGCTGCCGCGCTGCTGCCTGCGCTCCAGCCGCTGCTGGACGAAGCGGGGATCCGCATCGATGCGCCGCATCCGGCGCGCTGGTACCTGCGTCTGGCGGAGGACGCGCAGTTGCCGGGCTTCCCGCCGCCGGCCGAGGCCGTGGGCATGGACCTGGCTGAACAGCTGGACGACGACAGCCACACAGCGGCGCGCTGGCGGGCGCTGCTGACCGAGATCCAGATCGTCCTCCACAACCATCCGTGGAACGCCCGCCGGGCGGCCGCAGGCCCGCGGCCGGTAAACTCGCTGTGGCTCTGGGGCGGGGGTGTCCTGCCGGCCAAGGTCGCATCACCGCATCGGGCAGTCGCCTCGGCGGAGGAAGAGCTGCAGGCGTTGGCCGCGGCCGCGGGCGCACGGATGACGGAGCCTGCCGCTGGCTTCAGCACCAGCGCAATGCCATCGCTGGTCGACCTGCGCTTCCTGCGCGATCTCCGGGTCTTTGGTGAACAGTGGCTTCTGCCCGCGGTGGCGGCCGTGCAAGACGGCTCGCTCGGCCGGCTGGTGCTGGACCTGGCAGACGGCAGCGGCATCAGGTTCACGCGCGCCCAGCGCCTGCGGTTCTGGCGCCGCCCGCAGGATTCGCTCGCCCCATGA
- a CDS encoding PPC domain-containing protein: protein MKQGFQLVLAAMAAIGHGAVAAEPAPLQPGTEVRGEITSSAPLNHSDGSRSELYVVEIGERELVSFDVSGPLRAQLTLFDGEELVARSGPGESPSLALRAPRSAVYTLAVSSADATSFGPYTLSAQVVDGWDGSVLRSGTAILDWVDGSRDLPLQVDRRGMYTIDLRSDQFDTVLRISGNGVDARDDDGGDGTDSRLSVLLEPGSYTLNVAGWSGGTQGLYRLAVASRPVPDNLVQGGPLRADGAEVQGAYQGTPLRYRFELSRQRLVTIDMRSQHFDSLLVLHGNGAEHRDDDGGDGLDARLVRVLEPGAYTIEASAAMGGSGLFTLSLSSAEVPAGTGGGALAAGEARDALLLPDATDRYALTVETAGEYVIDMASGDLDSWLELFDAQGTSIASDDDSGGGLNARIRAHLAPGSYSVDASALGGDGRYRISVSGP from the coding sequence ATGAAGCAGGGATTCCAGCTTGTCCTGGCGGCCATGGCCGCCATCGGCCATGGTGCCGTCGCTGCCGAGCCAGCGCCATTGCAGCCCGGAACCGAGGTTCGCGGGGAAATCACCAGCAGTGCTCCGCTGAACCATTCGGACGGCTCGCGCAGCGAGCTTTACGTGGTGGAGATCGGTGAGCGCGAACTGGTGAGTTTCGACGTGTCCGGGCCGCTGCGGGCGCAGCTGACCCTGTTCGATGGGGAGGAACTCGTGGCCCGGTCCGGGCCGGGCGAGTCGCCCTCGCTGGCGCTGCGTGCGCCCCGGAGCGCGGTCTATACGCTGGCAGTGAGCAGCGCGGACGCCACGTCCTTTGGCCCGTACACCCTGAGCGCGCAGGTCGTCGACGGCTGGGACGGGAGCGTGCTGCGCTCGGGGACCGCGATCCTGGACTGGGTGGACGGCAGCCGCGATCTGCCGCTGCAGGTGGACCGCCGCGGCATGTACACCATCGATCTGCGCTCCGACCAGTTCGACACGGTGCTGCGGATCAGCGGCAACGGGGTCGATGCCCGCGATGACGATGGCGGGGACGGCACCGATTCACGCCTGAGCGTGCTGCTGGAGCCGGGCAGCTACACGCTCAATGTCGCCGGCTGGAGTGGCGGGACCCAGGGCCTCTACCGCCTGGCCGTCGCCAGCCGGCCGGTCCCGGACAACCTGGTGCAGGGTGGGCCGCTCCGCGCCGATGGGGCGGAGGTCCAGGGGGCATACCAGGGCACGCCGCTGCGCTACCGGTTCGAGCTGTCCCGGCAGCGGCTGGTGACCATCGACATGCGCAGCCAGCACTTTGATTCGCTGCTGGTCCTGCACGGCAACGGCGCGGAGCACCGCGACGATGACGGCGGCGACGGGCTCGACGCCCGGCTCGTGCGGGTGCTGGAGCCCGGCGCGTACACGATCGAGGCCAGTGCCGCGATGGGCGGCTCCGGCCTGTTCACGCTGTCGCTGTCCTCCGCCGAGGTGCCCGCGGGAACCGGCGGCGGCGCACTGGCCGCCGGGGAAGCACGGGACGCCCTGTTGCTGCCCGATGCCACCGACCGATATGCGCTGACGGTGGAGACCGCAGGTGAATACGTGATCGACATGGCTTCCGGGGATCTCGACAGCTGGCTCGAGCTGTTTGACGCCCAGGGCACGTCGATCGCCTCCGACGACGACAGCGGCGGCGGGCTCAACGCGCGCATCCGCGCGCACCTGGCGCCGGGGTCGTATTCGGTTGACGCCAGCGCGCTCGGCGGCGACGGCCGGTACCGGATCTCGGTCAGCGGTCCCTGA
- the recJ gene encoding single-stranded-DNA-specific exonuclease RecJ: MTPVRRIRRRPPVPAGSGWPDHVPPLLRRIYAARGAADPALARPRLAGLPPPAGMRGIQLAAELLADAIARNRRILVVADFDCDGATACAVAVRGLRMLGARSVVHAVPNRAVHGYGLSPALVQEVSALEPDLLLTVDHGIACHEGIRAARARGWQVVVTDHHLPGERLPEADAIVNPNQPGCGFGSKALAGVGVVFYVLLALRALLRRREAFHGPEPDLAELLDLVAVGTVADLVPLDACNRALVAAGLRRLRSGQGTPGLRALIEVAGRDARALSAADIGYAVAPRLNAAGRLEDMSLGIECLLCDEPGRARELARTLDAINAERRSVQATMLGEAESALASHSVHVAGADARVAWCLFDPAWHPGVVGLVASKLKERLHRPVVAFAPAAPGSGELRGSARSIPGFHIRDALAAIDAGNPGLIRRFGGHAMAAGLTLDAERFGRFEEAFSAQAAATLDDALLQSVIDSDGELAPEEFDRFHAEALRDGGPWGQAFPEPLFDGEFELLDFRQVGDRHLRMRLRAPGGGGALKAIHFGGWGEEPPARMRLAFRLACDDWRDARDIQLVVEHREPA; encoded by the coding sequence ATGACCCCGGTGCGACGCATCCGCCGCCGCCCGCCGGTGCCCGCCGGCAGCGGCTGGCCCGATCATGTCCCGCCGCTGCTGCGCCGGATCTACGCGGCGCGGGGCGCGGCCGATCCGGCCCTGGCCCGGCCCCGGCTGGCCGGGCTGCCCCCACCGGCCGGGATGCGCGGCATCCAGTTGGCCGCGGAACTGCTGGCGGATGCGATCGCCCGCAACCGGCGGATCCTGGTGGTGGCCGACTTCGATTGCGACGGTGCCACGGCGTGTGCGGTGGCCGTGCGCGGGCTGCGGATGCTCGGGGCGCGCAGCGTGGTGCACGCCGTGCCGAACCGGGCGGTGCACGGCTACGGGCTCTCGCCCGCGCTTGTGCAGGAAGTGTCCGCGCTTGAGCCCGACCTGCTGCTCACCGTGGACCATGGCATCGCCTGCCATGAAGGGATCCGCGCTGCCCGCGCGCGCGGCTGGCAGGTGGTGGTCACCGATCACCACCTGCCCGGCGAGCGGCTCCCCGAGGCGGATGCCATCGTCAACCCCAACCAGCCTGGCTGCGGCTTCGGCAGCAAGGCGCTGGCCGGCGTGGGGGTGGTGTTCTACGTGCTGCTGGCGCTGCGCGCGCTGCTGCGGCGGCGCGAGGCGTTCCACGGGCCGGAACCGGACCTGGCCGAGCTGCTTGACCTCGTCGCCGTGGGCACGGTGGCCGACCTGGTGCCGCTGGACGCCTGCAACCGCGCACTGGTGGCGGCGGGCCTGCGGCGGCTGCGTTCGGGGCAGGGCACGCCCGGGTTGCGGGCGCTGATCGAGGTGGCGGGGCGCGACGCCCGTGCGCTGTCCGCGGCGGATATCGGCTACGCGGTGGCGCCGCGCCTGAACGCCGCGGGCCGCCTTGAAGACATGAGCCTGGGGATCGAATGCCTGCTGTGCGACGAGCCGGGCCGGGCGCGCGAGCTGGCGCGCACGCTCGACGCCATCAACGCCGAACGGCGCTCGGTCCAGGCGACCATGCTCGGCGAAGCGGAGTCCGCGCTCGCGTCCCACAGCGTGCACGTTGCCGGGGCCGACGCGCGGGTCGCCTGGTGCCTGTTCGACCCGGCGTGGCACCCGGGCGTCGTCGGGCTGGTCGCCTCCAAGCTCAAGGAGCGCCTGCATCGGCCGGTGGTCGCCTTTGCCCCGGCCGCCCCGGGCAGCGGCGAGCTGCGGGGATCCGCGCGCTCGATCCCGGGTTTCCACATCCGCGACGCGCTGGCCGCGATCGATGCCGGCAACCCGGGCCTGATCAGGCGCTTCGGCGGCCACGCGATGGCGGCCGGCCTGACCCTGGATGCGGAGCGGTTCGGACGCTTTGAAGAGGCATTCTCCGCCCAGGCGGCTGCCACCCTGGACGATGCGCTCCTGCAATCGGTGATCGACAGCGACGGCGAGCTGGCTCCGGAAGAGTTCGATCGCTTCCATGCCGAGGCGCTGCGCGACGGCGGCCCCTGGGGGCAGGCCTTCCCGGAGCCGCTGTTCGACGGGGAATTCGAGCTGCTCGACTTCCGCCAGGTCGGCGACCGGCACCTGCGCATGCGCTTGCGCGCGCCCGGTGGCGGCGGCGCGCTGAAGGCCATCCATTTCGGGGGCTGGGGCGAGGAGCCGCCTGCCCGCATGCGCTTGGCCTTCCGCCTGGCCTGCGACGACTGGCGCGACGCCCGGGATATCCAGCTGGTGGTGGAGCACCGCGAACCGGCCTGA